In the genome of Saprospira sp. CCB-QB6, one region contains:
- the ffh gene encoding signal recognition particle protein, giving the protein MFSNLQDNLDAAFKNLSGDGKLTEINVATSVKAIRRALVDADVNYKIAKSFTDKVKDEALGKRNVLKSVRPGDLMVKIVQDELVELMGGQSVGINIKANPGIVLIAGLQGSGKTTFTGKLSRHLKNKRSKKVMVIACDVYRPAAINQLAVVAEQVGVDIYKEMDNKNPVEIALNGIAEAKKGKYDVVIVDTAGRLAVDEEMMTEIAAVKEAIQPTETLFVVDSMTGQDAVNTAKAFNDRINYDGVVLTKLDGDTRGGAALSIKYTVGKPIKFISMGEKMDTLDIFHPDRMAQRILGMGDIISLVEKAQEDFDEKEAKRLEKKIRKNQFDFNDFLKQLAQIRKMGNLKSLIGMIPGMGKIAKDIDIDDNAFNKIEAIILSMTPEERGNPGVINGSRKKRIAKGSGNRVEEINQFLRQFEQMRKMMFQMSKMQGAGNMRMPNIPRGFR; this is encoded by the coding sequence ATGTTTAGCAATTTACAAGATAATTTAGATGCGGCCTTTAAGAACCTTTCGGGTGACGGTAAGTTGACCGAAATCAATGTGGCCACCTCCGTTAAAGCGATTCGCCGTGCATTGGTTGATGCCGATGTAAACTACAAGATTGCCAAATCTTTTACGGACAAGGTAAAAGATGAAGCCCTAGGAAAACGCAATGTATTGAAATCGGTGCGTCCTGGTGATTTGATGGTTAAAATCGTTCAGGATGAGTTGGTCGAATTGATGGGTGGACAATCTGTAGGGATTAACATCAAGGCCAATCCGGGTATTGTTTTGATTGCTGGTCTACAAGGTTCTGGTAAAACGACCTTTACGGGTAAGCTTTCTCGCCACTTGAAGAACAAACGCAGCAAAAAAGTGATGGTGATTGCTTGTGACGTTTATCGTCCTGCGGCCATCAATCAGTTGGCGGTTGTTGCCGAGCAGGTGGGTGTTGACATCTACAAAGAGATGGACAACAAAAACCCCGTAGAGATTGCGCTAAACGGTATTGCCGAGGCCAAAAAAGGAAAATATGATGTCGTGATCGTCGATACTGCGGGTCGTTTGGCCGTAGATGAGGAGATGATGACGGAGATTGCTGCTGTAAAAGAAGCGATCCAGCCAACAGAAACGCTATTTGTAGTAGATTCAATGACTGGACAAGATGCCGTAAACACTGCAAAGGCCTTTAACGATCGCATCAATTACGATGGGGTAGTTTTGACCAAATTGGACGGGGATACTCGTGGTGGTGCTGCTCTTTCGATCAAATACACTGTAGGTAAGCCCATCAAGTTTATCTCTATGGGAGAGAAAATGGACACCTTGGACATTTTCCACCCCGATCGTATGGCCCAGCGTATTTTGGGCATGGGAGATATCATTTCATTGGTAGAAAAGGCCCAAGAGGACTTTGATGAGAAGGAAGCCAAGCGCCTAGAGAAGAAGATTCGTAAGAATCAGTTTGACTTTAACGACTTTCTCAAGCAGTTGGCCCAAATTCGCAAGATGGGTAACCTCAAGAGCTTGATCGGGATGATTCCTGGTATGGGCAAAATTGCCAAGGACATTGATATTGACGACAATGCCTTTAATAAAATTGAGGCCATCATTCTTTCTATGACTCCTGAAGAGCGGGGAAATCCTGGTGTGATCAATGGTAGCCGCAAAAAGCGGATTGCCAAAGGGAGCGGCAACCGCGTAGAGGAAATCAATCAGTTCTTGCGTCAGTTTGAGCAAATGCGTAAGATGATGTTCCAGATGAGCAAAATGCAAGGCGCAGGCAATATGCGCATGCCCAACATCCCTAGAGGATTCCGCTAG
- a CDS encoding PKD domain-containing protein gives MKFTPLFLLCFLLLFGPLSKATHIVGGVISYECLGFNNSTQMMNIRITLKVYRDAINGQAGFDNPASLGIFRGSNNLLYQSLSLSSPSITTAPIDLTNPCMSVAPGSVAVEEGVYTTTLNLPYDAGGYYISYQRCCRNNTINNLIQPGSVGATYSVFLSGAAMLACNSSPVFNNYPPIVICANQPLIFDHSATDQNGHTLRYSFCTPSTGGSSADPAPVPPAAPPYVNVPFSAGLSASNPMPANPALSIDPNTGLLTGTPTQLGQYVVGVCVSEFDANGNLLSTTLRDFQFNVAPCFSNVNAAIFADSVTADGQGFLVNQCDNNVFQFVNQSTATPQTLITSYEWRFDLNNGTAASSSLVSPTIVFPGPDVYNGWLVANPGQVGCTDTAYITVEVYPPIFPNWAVVIDSCNPSVPPLQFVDSTTIGGPGGIAQWDWDFGDGTSSNLQNPNHLFPNAGQYQVNLTVTDSNGCEEQIAFPVDWYPPAIPQFTVDDPNGCEPHYATFTHSSHPFTPAYQTIWDFGDGDSSTLSPTVGHAYPNPGQYDVSLTHVSPWGCVSQDLQAQLIEVYEGPTAAYSYTYDSCEYEAVDFFDLSSPNSQGDAIVAWSWDFMDGTLETTQNSSHLYALAGTYPVQLAVTDINGCTDTISDSIQWYPKPVIDVTLTDNSGCRPSIISFINNSYPINGYSTIWDFGDGASDTAASPSHIYTQAGVYPIELVITSPLGCTDSFLDTVDIFELPTAQFSSSFDPCVIGAVSFDEQAQTNPSGTPLQFWQWDFDDGNILSAQDTSHLYNLAGDFEVQLIVEDTNSCRDTIVQTVAWHPAPIVAVDVSDSVGCEPLNVDFINNSYPINGYSTQWNFGDGGTDTAASPSYLYQQPGEYLVHLYILSPTGCTGDFYDTIVVHENPNAQFSYSFDSCEYTGVFFSQESTTNLAGDSLRLWEWDFGNGETAVLSTHQDTVINYPPRDSYYIQLIVEDVNACRDTSIQLMPYYPAPVFPVNSHSAEACVPLTINFDNNILNDYPGYSFLWSFGDGNSTTAFDTSYIYQNGGRYIASLLVRTASGCEQTFYDTIQANGLPEARFDSRYDACEIGAMRFRNLSVPSNQGILTQSFWSFGDGNSSTDPLVDHFYNYPDTGYYIVQLEVEDENGCQDQTTDSVYWRPQPIFPVDLRPLRLCGPSTVPMPEGYPYPIEGYTYNWDLGDGRQSNAAQPDLSYSNFGSYPLSLRVNSPAGCIDSFSAQIDILEEPVAGFEFAALNGGQISFQNPEIQFTDQSMRANLWSWDFGDGQQVLQQNPIHNYADTGLYLVQQVVYHRNGCPDTAQAVVDISPQITYFLPNAFTPNNDGKNDGYRGEGYLDFIEQFDMRIYNRWGEEVFRTADPRAEWNGRIHNNGRKCQAGVYVVQVQISGARGFRKELKGFATIIY, from the coding sequence ATGAAATTTACTCCTCTATTTCTCCTTTGTTTTCTCCTCTTATTTGGCCCATTGAGCAAGGCCACCCATATTGTGGGTGGGGTCATTAGTTATGAGTGTTTGGGCTTTAATAACAGCACCCAAATGATGAACATTCGCATTACCCTCAAGGTTTATCGGGATGCGATTAACGGCCAGGCGGGCTTTGATAATCCTGCTAGCCTTGGTATTTTCAGGGGGAGTAATAACTTATTATATCAGAGTCTCAGTTTGAGTAGCCCGAGTATAACCACGGCTCCAATTGACCTTACCAACCCTTGTATGTCTGTTGCACCAGGAAGTGTAGCTGTAGAAGAGGGCGTTTATACCACAACACTCAACCTTCCTTATGATGCTGGGGGCTACTATATTTCTTATCAGCGTTGTTGTCGAAACAACACCATCAATAACTTGATACAGCCGGGTTCTGTGGGAGCGACTTATAGCGTTTTCTTATCTGGAGCGGCTATGTTGGCCTGCAATAGCAGTCCTGTTTTTAATAATTATCCGCCTATTGTTATTTGTGCCAACCAACCCCTAATTTTTGATCATTCGGCTACAGATCAGAACGGACATACTTTGCGTTATTCCTTTTGCACTCCTTCTACTGGAGGTTCTTCTGCAGATCCAGCGCCTGTTCCCCCAGCAGCTCCGCCCTATGTTAATGTTCCTTTTTCTGCGGGCTTATCGGCTAGTAATCCCATGCCGGCCAACCCGGCATTGAGTATTGACCCTAATACAGGCTTGCTTACGGGGACGCCCACACAATTGGGCCAATATGTAGTAGGGGTTTGCGTCTCAGAATTTGATGCAAATGGGAACCTATTGAGTACTACTTTGCGGGACTTCCAATTTAATGTCGCGCCCTGTTTTTCTAATGTCAATGCGGCTATTTTTGCCGATTCTGTTACTGCAGATGGGCAGGGTTTTTTAGTCAATCAATGTGACAATAATGTTTTTCAGTTTGTCAATCAAAGTACAGCTACCCCACAGACCCTAATCACTTCTTATGAGTGGCGTTTTGACCTTAACAATGGGACAGCGGCTAGTTCTTCTTTGGTAAGTCCCACTATTGTTTTTCCTGGTCCTGATGTTTATAATGGTTGGTTGGTGGCCAACCCAGGTCAAGTAGGTTGTACGGATACGGCTTATATTACCGTAGAGGTTTATCCGCCAATTTTCCCCAATTGGGCCGTTGTCATTGACTCTTGTAACCCAAGCGTTCCGCCTTTACAGTTTGTCGACTCGACAACCATTGGCGGGCCAGGGGGCATTGCCCAATGGGATTGGGATTTTGGGGATGGGACGAGCAGTAATTTGCAGAATCCCAACCATCTATTTCCCAATGCGGGCCAATATCAGGTCAATTTAACGGTTACGGATAGTAATGGATGCGAGGAACAGATTGCATTTCCAGTAGATTGGTACCCGCCGGCCATTCCTCAATTTACTGTAGACGACCCGAATGGTTGTGAGCCGCATTATGCAACTTTTACGCATAGTTCTCACCCCTTTACGCCAGCTTATCAGACCATTTGGGACTTTGGGGATGGCGATAGTTCTACGCTTAGTCCAACAGTGGGACATGCCTACCCCAATCCAGGCCAATATGATGTTAGTTTGACCCATGTTTCGCCTTGGGGCTGTGTCAGTCAGGACCTACAAGCGCAACTTATAGAAGTTTATGAGGGGCCTACCGCTGCTTATAGCTATACCTATGATAGTTGTGAATATGAGGCCGTCGATTTCTTTGATCTATCTAGCCCCAATAGCCAGGGCGACGCCATTGTTGCTTGGAGTTGGGACTTTATGGATGGAACCCTAGAAACGACCCAAAATAGTAGTCATTTGTATGCTTTGGCGGGGACCTATCCTGTTCAGCTAGCGGTTACAGACATCAATGGTTGTACAGATACGATTTCGGATAGCATTCAATGGTATCCCAAGCCCGTTATTGATGTAACCTTAACGGATAATAGTGGTTGTCGGCCTTCTATCATTAGCTTCATAAATAACTCTTATCCCATCAATGGCTATAGTACCATTTGGGACTTTGGGGATGGGGCTTCGGATACGGCGGCCAGCCCTAGCCATATTTATACGCAGGCGGGTGTTTATCCGATAGAGCTAGTAATTACTTCGCCTTTAGGCTGCACGGATAGTTTTTTAGATACTGTAGACATTTTTGAGCTACCAACGGCCCAGTTTAGCAGTAGTTTTGATCCTTGTGTCATTGGGGCCGTCAGTTTTGATGAGCAGGCCCAGACCAACCCTTCGGGCACGCCCCTACAGTTTTGGCAATGGGACTTTGATGATGGGAACATTTTATCGGCCCAAGACACCAGCCATTTATATAATTTGGCGGGCGATTTTGAGGTCCAACTCATTGTAGAAGATACCAACAGCTGCCGAGATACTATTGTCCAAACAGTAGCTTGGCATCCTGCGCCCATTGTGGCCGTAGATGTCAGTGATAGTGTGGGTTGTGAGCCTTTAAATGTAGACTTCATCAATAACTCCTATCCGATAAATGGGTATAGCACCCAATGGAACTTTGGGGATGGGGGAACAGATACCGCAGCCAGTCCCTCTTACCTCTATCAACAGCCTGGAGAGTATTTGGTCCATTTATACATCCTTTCTCCTACGGGTTGTACCGGCGATTTTTACGATACAATTGTAGTGCATGAGAACCCCAATGCTCAGTTTAGTTATAGTTTTGACTCTTGCGAATATACGGGGGTATTCTTTAGCCAAGAATCAACGACTAACCTAGCGGGAGATAGCCTTCGCCTTTGGGAGTGGGACTTTGGCAATGGAGAAACCGCTGTTTTATCTACTCATCAGGATACTGTTATTAACTATCCACCTAGAGACAGCTATTACATTCAATTGATCGTAGAGGATGTAAATGCTTGTAGAGATACGAGTATACAGCTCATGCCTTATTATCCTGCCCCTGTATTCCCGGTCAATAGTCATTCGGCAGAGGCCTGCGTGCCCTTAACAATTAACTTTGATAATAATATATTAAATGATTATCCGGGTTATAGCTTCCTTTGGTCCTTTGGCGATGGGAATAGCACAACGGCTTTTGACACCAGTTATATCTATCAAAATGGAGGGCGGTATATTGCCAGCTTATTAGTCCGCACGGCTTCGGGTTGTGAGCAAACCTTCTATGATACCATTCAGGCGAATGGTTTGCCGGAGGCTCGTTTTGATAGTCGTTATGATGCTTGTGAAATTGGGGCTATGCGTTTTCGCAACCTCTCGGTCCCTAGTAATCAAGGCATCTTAACCCAAAGTTTTTGGAGTTTTGGAGATGGCAATAGCAGTACGGACCCTTTAGTGGACCATTTCTACAACTACCCCGATACAGGTTATTATATTGTCCAATTAGAAGTAGAAGACGAGAATGGTTGTCAGGACCAAACAACAGATAGTGTCTATTGGCGGCCACAGCCCATCTTTCCTGTAGATTTGCGGCCGCTTCGACTTTGTGGCCCATCTACAGTGCCTATGCCTGAGGGCTACCCCTACCCTATTGAGGGCTATACCTATAATTGGGATTTGGGCGATGGCCGCCAGAGCAATGCCGCTCAGCCTGATTTAAGTTATAGCAATTTTGGCAGTTACCCTTTGTCTTTGCGGGTCAATTCTCCTGCGGGCTGTATAGACAGCTTTTCGGCCCAGATAGACATCTTGGAAGAGCCCGTTGCGGGCTTTGAGTTTGCGGCATTAAATGGCGGACAGATTTCCTTTCAGAACCCAGAGATACAATTTACAGATCAGTCGATGCGGGCTAATCTTTGGTCTTGGGACTTTGGCGATGGGCAGCAAGTATTGCAGCAAAACCCCATACATAATTATGCAGATACGGGCTTATATTTGGTCCAGCAAGTGGTTTATCATCGCAATGGTTGTCCAGATACGGCTCAGGCGGTAGTGGATATTAGTCCACAAATTACTTACTTCTTACCCAATGCCTTTACGCCCAACAATGATGGCAAAAACGATGGCTATCGGGGCGAGGGTTACTTAGACTTTATCGAGCAATTTGATATGCGGATTTACAACCGTTGGGGCGAGGAAGTATTTCGGACGGCAGACCCCAGAGCCGAATGGAATGGGCGCATACACAACAATGGGCGCAAATGCCAAGCGGGCGTTTATGTCGTACAGGTCCAGATTTCGGGAGCCCGAGGCTTTAGGAAAGAGCTCAAGGGTTTTGCCACCATTATTTACTAA
- a CDS encoding FAD-binding oxidoreductase, translated as MSIKRRILSEAEKEALAQFVAPENAASAQEVLAQYGQDHTEDLCFLAEILLKPARLEEVQAIVRYCWENEIPITPRGAGTGLAGGALPVAGGLLLSMENFNQIVEIDEENLQVTVEAGVITEELQNTLAEKGLYYPPDPASRGWSFIGGNIATNAGGPRALKYGVVKDYVLNLQVVLADGSVIWTGANTLKNSTGFNLTQLIVGSEGCLGIVVRAVLRLIPLPTKRLLMLAPFRSAEGACAAVSAIFRAGITPSALEFMERAAIDRAIEYMGGSPLPVPEETAAQLIIEVDGHYLDPLYADCEKIQEVLDQFDCIELLFADNEEQQRQIWQSRRNVGQAVKSHSIYKEEDTVVPRAKLPQLLRGVKEIGAKYGFSSICYGHAGDGNLHVNIIKGQLSEDAWQNELPKGIREIFELTTSLGGTISGEHGIGLVQRPYMDIAFAPSALQLLKNIKASFDPKGILNPYKVL; from the coding sequence ATGAGCATCAAGAGAAGAATCCTTTCGGAGGCTGAAAAAGAGGCCTTAGCCCAGTTTGTGGCCCCCGAAAATGCAGCAAGTGCCCAAGAAGTCTTGGCCCAATATGGACAGGATCATACCGAAGACCTTTGTTTTCTGGCCGAAATCCTATTGAAACCCGCCCGACTCGAAGAAGTACAGGCTATTGTGCGTTATTGCTGGGAAAATGAGATTCCCATTACGCCCAGAGGAGCTGGAACTGGCCTAGCGGGTGGCGCCCTGCCTGTGGCTGGCGGCCTTTTGCTGAGCATGGAAAACTTCAATCAGATTGTAGAGATTGACGAGGAGAATTTGCAAGTTACGGTAGAGGCTGGCGTCATTACCGAAGAGCTACAAAATACCCTAGCCGAAAAAGGCCTCTATTATCCGCCCGATCCAGCCAGCAGAGGCTGGTCCTTTATAGGAGGAAATATTGCGACCAATGCGGGCGGCCCCCGCGCCCTAAAATATGGGGTGGTTAAGGACTATGTGCTCAATCTACAAGTTGTCTTAGCCGATGGTTCTGTCATTTGGACCGGAGCCAACACCCTCAAAAACTCGACGGGTTTTAATTTGACCCAGTTAATCGTAGGCAGTGAGGGTTGTTTGGGCATTGTGGTGCGGGCGGTGCTTCGCCTGATTCCCTTGCCCACAAAACGCTTGTTGATGTTGGCCCCATTTCGCTCAGCAGAAGGAGCTTGCGCAGCGGTTTCCGCTATTTTTCGGGCGGGGATTACCCCTTCGGCCCTAGAATTTATGGAGCGGGCGGCTATAGATCGGGCCATTGAGTACATGGGCGGCAGCCCCTTGCCCGTTCCAGAAGAAACGGCGGCCCAACTCATTATTGAGGTAGATGGACATTATCTAGACCCCCTTTATGCTGATTGCGAGAAAATACAGGAGGTCTTGGACCAATTTGATTGCATAGAGCTGCTTTTTGCCGACAATGAAGAGCAGCAGCGGCAAATTTGGCAAAGCCGTCGCAATGTTGGGCAGGCCGTAAAAAGTCACTCTATATATAAGGAGGAAGACACGGTGGTCCCTCGGGCCAAATTGCCCCAACTTTTGCGTGGCGTAAAAGAGATTGGCGCAAAATATGGCTTTAGCTCCATCTGCTACGGCCATGCCGGCGATGGCAATTTACACGTTAATATTATTAAGGGCCAATTGAGCGAAGACGCTTGGCAAAATGAGCTGCCCAAAGGCATCCGAGAAATCTTTGAGCTGACCACTAGTTTGGGTGGCACCATTTCTGGAGAGCACGGCATCGGTTTGGTGCAGCGGCCTTATATGGACATTGCTTTTGCGCCCAGCGCCCTGCAGCTACTCAAAAATATTAAGGCGAGTTTCGACCCCAAAGGCATTCTCAATCCGTATAAAGTACTTTAG
- the argH gene encoding argininosuccinate lyase gives MKLWQKDGVAVSKEIERFTIGKDRELDLLLAKHDVRGTLAHIQMLESIDLLGSQELPILQAELRKIHAEIEAGNFEIEEGIEDVHSQVELLLSRRLGDLGKKIHSGRSRNDQVLLDLKLFIRDEIQKLVELVVPLFHTLLQQSEKYKEVLLPGYTHYQVAMPSSFGLWFAAYAESLVDDLLVLQAAFKVANKNPLGSAAGYGSSFPLNRQMTTDLLGFDSLNYNVVYAQMGRGKTERLVAEALASIAGTLAKLAQDVCLYISQNFGFISFPTSLTTGSSIMPHKKNPDVFELIRAKCNKIMALPNEIMLITANLASGYHRDLQIIKESFLPVFAEIKDCVAITDYSLQQIKVKQNILDQEKYRYLFSVEVVNQMVLEGMTFRDAYKKIGEDIEAGQFEPSRDIQHQHEGSIGNLCNDKIEALMQSTLKGFSFDKIEAALAALLSD, from the coding sequence ATGAAGCTTTGGCAGAAAGATGGCGTGGCGGTGTCTAAGGAAATTGAGCGTTTTACGATTGGCAAGGACCGAGAACTGGACCTCCTTTTGGCCAAACATGATGTTCGTGGAACATTAGCACATATTCAGATGCTGGAAAGCATCGATCTTCTAGGCAGCCAAGAGCTGCCTATTTTGCAGGCGGAACTCCGTAAAATACATGCAGAGATTGAGGCGGGGAATTTTGAGATTGAAGAGGGGATTGAGGATGTGCATTCTCAGGTAGAGCTTTTATTGAGTCGAAGATTGGGCGATTTGGGCAAGAAGATTCATTCGGGCCGTTCGCGCAATGACCAAGTGTTGTTGGATCTCAAGTTGTTCATTAGAGATGAGATTCAGAAATTGGTGGAACTCGTGGTTCCGCTTTTTCATACCTTATTACAGCAGAGTGAAAAATACAAAGAGGTCTTGTTGCCAGGCTATACGCATTATCAGGTAGCCATGCCTTCTTCTTTTGGGCTTTGGTTTGCGGCCTATGCGGAGAGTTTGGTCGATGATCTTTTAGTTTTACAGGCGGCCTTTAAGGTAGCAAATAAAAACCCTTTGGGATCAGCTGCGGGTTATGGTTCTTCTTTCCCTTTGAATCGTCAGATGACCACTGATTTGCTGGGTTTTGATAGTTTGAACTACAATGTGGTCTATGCCCAGATGGGGCGGGGCAAAACCGAGCGTTTGGTAGCCGAAGCTTTGGCCTCCATTGCGGGGACTTTAGCCAAGTTGGCGCAGGATGTTTGCCTTTATATTAGTCAGAACTTTGGCTTCATTAGCTTTCCGACTAGCCTGACCACAGGCTCGAGCATTATGCCGCACAAAAAGAATCCCGATGTCTTTGAGTTGATTCGGGCCAAGTGCAATAAAATCATGGCCTTGCCCAATGAGATCATGTTAATCACGGCCAATCTGGCTTCGGGCTATCATCGAGATCTACAAATCATCAAAGAGAGCTTCTTGCCGGTATTTGCAGAGATCAAAGATTGTGTAGCGATCACGGATTATAGTTTACAGCAGATAAAGGTCAAGCAAAACATTTTGGACCAAGAGAAGTATCGCTATCTCTTTTCAGTAGAAGTGGTCAATCAGATGGTTTTGGAGGGAATGACCTTCCGCGATGCCTATAAAAAGATTGGGGAAGATATTGAGGCGGGGCAATTTGAGCCGAGTCGAGATATTCAGCATCAGCATGAGGGCAGCATTGGTAATTTGTGTAATGATAAAATTGAGGCCTTGATGCAGTCTACGCTCAAGGGCTTTTCATTCGATAAAATTGAGGCGGCATTGGCGGCCTTACTTAGCGATTAA
- a CDS encoding amidohydrolase family protein, producing MNPKQLVQEKIKTLGGWVNTHAHLDRAYTLTPDNFQYSYSYLKEKWHLVDEMKQAATVDDIYRRMSQAVELFIEQGAQAIGTFIDVDDKIEDKAIKAAMKIRENYKNDLEIRFANQVLKGVIDPKARKWFDMSVDFVDIIGGLPAKDAGKEEEHLDILLSTAKDKGKLVHVHVDQFNTDEEKETEQLAHKTIEHGMQGKVSAIHCISLAAHPRQYREQVYDLLKKAEVHIISCPTAWIDHNRTERLAPSHNSITPVDEMVPAGLNVAFGTDNICDIYKPFSDGDLWTEMRVMLEACHFYNVEELAKIATVNGLKALGIEN from the coding sequence ATGAATCCTAAGCAACTGGTTCAGGAAAAAATCAAAACATTAGGCGGATGGGTAAACACGCATGCGCATCTCGATCGGGCCTATACCCTTACGCCCGATAATTTCCAGTACAGTTATTCTTATCTCAAAGAAAAATGGCATTTGGTCGATGAGATGAAGCAGGCCGCCACGGTAGATGATATTTACCGCAGAATGTCGCAGGCCGTAGAGCTTTTTATTGAGCAGGGCGCACAGGCCATCGGAACCTTTATTGATGTTGATGATAAGATTGAGGATAAGGCCATCAAGGCGGCCATGAAGATTAGAGAGAATTATAAAAACGACTTAGAGATTCGTTTTGCCAATCAGGTGCTCAAGGGCGTAATTGATCCCAAGGCGCGCAAATGGTTTGACATGTCGGTAGACTTTGTGGATATCATTGGCGGTTTGCCAGCCAAAGATGCGGGCAAAGAAGAGGAGCATTTAGATATTTTGTTGTCTACGGCCAAAGATAAGGGCAAACTCGTGCATGTGCATGTCGATCAGTTTAATACGGATGAAGAAAAGGAGACCGAACAGCTAGCGCATAAAACCATAGAGCATGGGATGCAGGGTAAGGTATCGGCCATCCATTGTATTTCCTTGGCGGCTCATCCACGTCAGTATCGGGAGCAGGTGTACGACTTGCTCAAGAAGGCGGAGGTACACATTATTTCTTGTCCCACGGCTTGGATTGACCACAATCGCACAGAGCGTTTGGCCCCCAGCCACAACTCCATCACCCCCGTAGACGAGATGGTTCCGGCGGGACTCAATGTTGCTTTTGGCACAGACAATATTTGCGATATCTACAAGCCTTTTTCTGATGGCGACCTTTGGACCGAAATGCGGGTCATGTTAGAGGCTTGTCACTTTTATAATGTAGAGGAGTTGGCCAAGATTGCCACCGTAAACGGCCTTAAAGCTTTAGGCATCGAGAACTAA
- the cas6 gene encoding CRISPR-associated endoribonuclease Cas6, with protein MRIYLSCSAAKQAVPFGHLPAVVGAVHKWLGPNNDWHGGQALFSFSSLEGGRLSRDRKSLDFGNGANWFISFYEEGQAERFIAGVQENQEFISGMRVREMSMQPCPDFEDGTHKFWMASPLLLKQARPQAKGYTFLTYEQEEADALLTEKFQAKLAALGLADQEVKLRFLRDHEQAKVRLLKYKGIANKGSLCPVEIKGSAEALRLAWLTGLGNSTGIGFGALK; from the coding sequence ATGAGAATCTACTTGAGCTGTAGTGCGGCCAAACAAGCGGTTCCTTTTGGGCATTTGCCTGCTGTCGTTGGGGCTGTTCATAAATGGTTGGGCCCTAATAATGATTGGCATGGAGGGCAGGCTCTTTTTTCCTTTTCTAGTTTGGAAGGTGGGCGATTGAGTCGAGACAGAAAAAGCTTAGACTTTGGAAATGGGGCCAACTGGTTTATCTCTTTTTATGAGGAGGGACAGGCCGAACGCTTTATTGCGGGGGTGCAAGAGAATCAAGAGTTTATTAGTGGAATGCGGGTGCGGGAAATGAGCATGCAGCCTTGTCCAGACTTTGAGGATGGGACACATAAGTTTTGGATGGCGAGTCCCCTGTTATTGAAACAAGCTCGTCCTCAAGCCAAGGGCTATACTTTTTTAACCTATGAGCAGGAGGAGGCAGATGCGCTTTTGACAGAAAAGTTTCAGGCCAAGTTGGCTGCTTTGGGCTTGGCTGATCAGGAGGTAAAGCTCCGTTTTTTACGAGATCATGAACAGGCTAAAGTGCGCTTACTGAAGTATAAGGGCATAGCGAATAAGGGCAGTTTGTGTCCCGTAGAGATAAAAGGCTCGGCAGAAGCCCTGCGTTTGGCTTGGTTGACAGGCTTGGGGAATAGCACGGGAATTGGATTTGGCGCTTTAAAATAG
- a CDS encoding CRISPR-associated endonuclease Cas2, with protein MWFVLGRLGYMLKGGRWSIIRLKQLLAEAKEIMDEDYDSLIIFKSRSDRWVEKEVIGREQNDLDCFL; from the coding sequence ATGTGGTTTGTCCTAGGCAGGCTTGGTTACATGCTAAAGGGGGGCAGATGGAGCATAATTCGGCTTAAGCAGTTGTTGGCCGAGGCCAAGGAAATAATGGATGAAGATTATGATAGCCTCATTATTTTCAAGAGCCGTTCTGATCGATGGGTAGAAAAAGAGGTCATTGGTCGGGAACAGAATGATTTGGATTGTTTTCTTTAG
- a CDS encoding ClpP family protease, translated as MFDQNEFKKYAVKHLNMDSLHLEQYAQQSTRGMMPRIPQIGNFTPNVIEERQMNVAAVDVFSRLMMDRIIFLGVGINDYVANVVQAQLLFLESTDPKRDVQIFVNSPGGSVIAGLGIYDTMQYIAPDVATICTGLAASMGAVLLAAGEKGKRSCLPHSRVMIHQPLGGMQGQVSDMEISYKLIKELQKELYDILASHTGQPYDIIEKDCDRDNWMRANAAKEYGLVDEVLSRQK; from the coding sequence ATGTTTGATCAAAATGAATTTAAGAAGTACGCTGTCAAGCATCTTAATATGGACAGCCTACACCTAGAACAATACGCACAGCAATCTACTCGCGGCATGATGCCTCGCATCCCTCAAATTGGCAACTTTACGCCCAATGTGATTGAGGAGCGCCAAATGAATGTAGCTGCTGTAGACGTTTTCTCTCGCCTGATGATGGACCGCATTATCTTTCTTGGGGTGGGCATCAACGATTATGTAGCCAATGTGGTGCAAGCGCAGTTGCTTTTCTTGGAGTCTACCGACCCCAAAAGAGATGTGCAGATTTTTGTCAATAGCCCCGGTGGTTCTGTAATTGCAGGTCTAGGGATTTATGACACTATGCAGTATATCGCTCCCGATGTAGCCACAATTTGTACTGGTTTGGCGGCCTCTATGGGCGCTGTACTTTTGGCTGCTGGAGAAAAAGGAAAACGTAGCTGTTTGCCTCACTCTAGAGTGATGATTCACCAGCCTTTGGGCGGTATGCAAGGCCAAGTTTCTGATATGGAAATCTCTTACAAATTGATCAAAGAGTTGCAAAAAGAACTCTATGATATTTTGGCTAGCCATACTGGCCAACCTTATGATATTATTGAAAAAGACTGTGACCGTGACAACTGGATGCGCGCCAATGCCGCTAAAGAATACGGTCTAGTGGATGAAGTACTCAGCCGCCAAAAATAA